A genome region from Populus alba chromosome 5, ASM523922v2, whole genome shotgun sequence includes the following:
- the LOC118061831 gene encoding tubby-like F-box protein 8: MSFRSIVRDMRDGFGSLSRRSFEVRLPGHHRGKSHGSACELHDQPEVIQNSRWAGLPPELLRDVIKRLEASESTWPARKHVVACAAVCRAWREMCKEIVRNPEFSGKITFPVSLKQPGPRDGTIQCFIKRDKSKLTYHLFLCLSPALLVENGKFLLSAKRTRRTTCTEYVISMDADNISRSSSTYIGKLRSNFLGTKFIIYDTQPPYNNAQLSPPGRSRRFYSKKVSPKVPTGSYNIAQVTYELNVLGTRGPRRMHCNMHSIPASSLEPGGSVPGQAELLPRSLEDSFRSISFSKSIDNSTEFSSSRFSDIVGPREDEEGKERPLVLRNKAPRWHEQLQCWCLNFRGRVTVASVKNFQLIAATQPAAGAPTPSQPVQSDHDKIILQFGKVGKDMFTMDYRYPLSAFQAFAICLSSFDTKLACE; the protein is encoded by the exons ATGTCATTCCGTAGTATAGTTCGGGACATGAGGGATGGATTTGGGAGCTTGTCGAGGCGGAGTTTTGAGGTCAGGTTGCCAGGTCATCACAGAGGGAAATCTCATGGCTCAGCTTGTGAGCTGCATGACCAGCCAGAGGTCATCCAGAATAGTCGTTGGGCTGGTCTTCCTCCTGAATTATTGCGGGATGTGATCAAGAGGTTGGAGGCTAGTGAGAGCACATGGCCTGCCCGCAAGCATGTCGTTGCTTGTGCTGCTGTGTGCAGGGCTTGGAGAGAAATGTGCAAAGAAATTGTCAGAAATCCAGAGTTCTCTGGCAAGATCACTTTCCCAGTTTCCCTAAAGCAG CCAGGGCCCAGAGATGGAACTATTCAGTGCTTCATAAAGAGGGacaaatcaaaattaacttaCCATCTTTTCCTTTGCCTTAGCCCTG CTTTGCTTGTTGAAAACGGGAAATTTCTTCTGTCTGCAAAACGTACCCGGAGAACCACATGCACAGAGTATGTTATCTCCATGGATGCAGATAACATATCAAGATCAAGCAGCACTTATATTGGAAAACTGAG GTCAAATTTTCTGGGTACGAAGTTCATAATTTATGACACACAGCCGCCATACAACAATGCTCAGCTTTCACCACCTGGTCGAAGCCGCAGGTTCTACTCAAAGAAAGTTTCTCCGAAGGTCCCTACAGGCAGCTATAACATTGCTCAGGTTACATATGAGCTGAATGTGCTTGGCACTAGGGGTCCACGAAGGATGCACTGCAACATGCACTCTATCCCTGCATCATCCCTTGAGCCAGGTGGGTCTGTCCCAGGCCAGGCTGAGCTCCTCCCGCGCTCCCTTGAAGACTCGTTTAGGAGCATTTCCTTCTCAAAATCAATTGACAATTCAACCGAGTTCAGCAGTTCCCGGTTCTCTGACATTGTTGGGCCTCGAGAAGATGAAGAGGGAAAGGAGAGGCCACTTGTTCTTCGGAACAAGGCACCAAGATGGCATGAGCAGTTGCAGTGCTGGTGCCTCAATTTCCGTGGGAGAGTGACAGTAGCATCTGTCAAGAATTTCCAGCTTATTGCTGCAACGCAACCTGCTGCTGGTGCACCGACTCCATCACAGCCTGTTCAGTCTGATCATGACAAGATCATTCTTCAGTTTGGTAAGGTTGGTAAGGATATGTTCACCATGGATTACCGGTATCCTTTGTCTGCGTTCCAGGCGTTTGCCATCTGTTTGAGCAGCTTTGACACTAAATTGGCTtgtgaataa